Within Sorghum bicolor cultivar BTx623 chromosome 2, Sorghum_bicolor_NCBIv3, whole genome shotgun sequence, the genomic segment AAGGCACTAATCAGAACAAAATTAGATAAAAGGCATGGTAGTATGATATTGTTCTCCTTGAGGACTCCATGTATCGGATAGACTAAAATGGTGAGGCACCACGACCCACTCCCAAACAAAAATGCATATATTAGAGGCGCTCGTGTCTCTCAATATGGCTCAGCTGTCCTTGCGATTGGTCAATCCCTAATTCCCAAACAAAAAAAACCGAACAAATTCTGCCCGAGAAGATCTCCAGTTTGCAACTCGACTAAACCCTAACTCCGGCCTAACAAGCGCCTAACAAGCGAGCGAAAAACAGATCAGAGTGGGAAAGTGCCTCACCGTCGTTGCGCGACCTTTTCGACAGCGCGCCTCGGTTCTCCACCTGCGCGACAGCACCGAACTTACCCAAACAAataaatcacaaacaaacgagaaaaaaaaaaagagcgtCAGAAACCAAACCCTAGGCCGAGGCCGGCGCCATAATGGATTTGAACCGTAGACAATGGAAAAAGGTACCTTGGCGGAAGCCATCGGCGACGGGACGgaacacggcggcggcggcgagagaAGGGGAAGGACCGCTGCGCGAGAAATCGAGAGAGAAGGAGGGCTCGTAaaattattctttatttatttatcatgaGGATGGGATTGGATTCGCTGCGCTGGCTACGCGCCGCAGTGCGGTGGCCGAGCTGTGTTGTGTTCGAGCACCGAGCTGCGACTGCGAGTGGGCCTACAGTAGCCCTGGGCCCTCTGTTAATGGGTTAGTCCAAACGGGTGAACCCATGGGCCATGGAATCTGTAGTGTCCATTTGCCACGCGTTGGATTCGATAGCGATTAATAAAAATTTGAAGTCCCGTCCGTGTGAGaaaaaaatacagatttcccgTGTACTTATCTTTTTTTACCTTTTGTTAAttgattttaaattttaaaaattcaaTGGTTCAGATTGTTTAGGAGCAATTGGAACAAGGTCCTTCAACGTGCGCGTGTGTATATAcatagagaacgatgaagggcCTATTTTTCTTTGTACCTTGTCAAAGGAAAGGATAAAAATTCCCATGCTTGATTCTTAAAAAAGAATTGATTTGTGGCTGAGTCTAGGGAGACATGTCCGTGCATGGCATTCAAGGTGGTGATGTCAACGGGACTTAATCTTTTTGTTAATAAGAAGATGGAGTTGGGGGAAGTCATTTTGAATTAAGATACACCAATGTATTTGTGTTGGTTATTCTTGTTAAATTTTAATcaattaaactttagtcacctTAGTAAAACTTTCAAATAGACTGACtaaaaaggagctaaaataaagctctgtttggttcccttgctaaattttatccaactaaactttagtcattttAGTAGCTACACTTCTAAACACActgactaaaaggagctaaaatagtttagtcatATTAGTcgtccaagagtagctaaaattcaACAAGGGAAACCAAACAGGATCTGGAccttgtttggttccccttgctaaattttagcgaactaaaattattttagctactcttaggtGACACTAAtgagactaaactattttagctccctTTTAGTTAATGTTTGGAAGTTTagttactaaagtgactaaaatttagttggctaaaatttagtaagaggaatcaaacaaacactagtcactaaaaaataattaaaataattttagccggTTAAAATTTAGCAAAGAGAACCAAACGAACCTAAGAGTGCAAAAGAAGGAAATTTTCTCGATGGAAGATCTCAAGTAAGATATTCTGCGGTAATCAAGACCGCAATGCAAAAGAGCATCATATGGCTAAAGGCGGTGGACGAACACGATCACCCGTGCACTCAAATGCCGCCCTTAGGCGTTCCCGATTCCGACTCGACTTATAGTACCCCAGCACTCCAACGCGCGCGGCGAAGCTAATATATAAGGCGGCGGCATCTGTGCACGCATTTACGCATACTATACGTGCCTAGCTAGTAGCCAACGTAGCACCACCATCCAGTAGTCATCCACCATGGTTGTTTCCACCTCCGGCGCCGCGTGCTCGAGGCCGTCGTCGTCCCCCTGGTTCTCGCACTGGCTCTGCGGCTTCACGGCGGACTCCGTCGTCGTGCCGCGCCCAGATCGCCAGCAGCCgtctgcggcggcggcgtcctccTCCTCGGCAGCCGGGCTAGCCTCCGCCGCGTCTCAGCTGAGGCAGGTATGTTATGTACGCAGTCTTATCTATACTCGTCTTGCTGTTATGGTGCTTTTCtagaattttattttattgcGCTAGCCAAGTTGGAAATTGGAATCCAATCACACCCTGCTGGGGATGTAGTACGAGTTAATTTACTGTGGGTTTATTAGCCAGATAGACCTAACGTTTACCGTAGTTTcgctattttttttctttttgagaatTATGTTCGCTAATAAAATTAAGGGTGTATTTAGTTCCCTATACAATGCAAAATATAAAATACCAACTACATTGAAATGATAAAATGCAAAATACTAAAACTTTTAGGGTTATGTTTAGTTTCATTCAAAATATAGAATTTATTGCTTTTATTAGAACCTTTTGAGGTCTTTTCGGTTTTTTTGGTCTCACCAAAATGGAAAATAGCTACCAAAAATTTTGTATGGATGAAAAATCGAATTTTTTTTTAGCATGAAAGGGAAACTAAACacacttagagcatctccaagagactagttaaaattatattctaaactacaaaatttagccattgtgtaaaataaaaaactcactcaaagcATAGAGTTTCACGACAACCTTTGTATAGGACagctagtgaggacgacatgctatatatgacaagtGAAAATTTAGAAatagcaaacttgctattttagtaAACCAGATAGCATATCTATTGGACTTTAATTTTtactttaaaaatataaaaataagctAGATAACATGGATAGCATGTTGCTGTTAGAACGCTAACGAATGGACGTTGAAAAGGCCAGATCGAGCCCCGCGCCAAAAAGTCGCGGCCCACTCCGATCGATGGCTACCGAAGCCCAAAGGCCCACCGTCTATACTTGTCTCCGCGGCGTCTCGGCTTTCCATTTTTACCCCTTTCTCTCTCCTCTCCGGCAGTTGCCGTTGCTCTGCGGCGCACTCCTGTCTCCTCCTCCTGTCAGTAGCCGCTGCCGCCGACCCTACAAGTGGTGTGGACACGCCGCCGCGGGCATGTTCGCCTGGATCCTCCGGGGCTGCCGCGACGAGAGCTCCGCCTCCGACCAGCTCAAGCAGGTCGGCCTCTCACCCCCAAAAATCTGTTTTTCCCCGTCGATTTCGAATGAACCACAGCAGGAAAAGGAGGCCTTTCCCCCCTTTTGCCATTCGCGAGTCTTGGGGTAAAGGATGGGACTAATTTCCTGTACGATCTTACCAAGGGGAATGAAGGACGGAAACTGTGAGGTAGAGTGATAGACAGGACTGGGCAGTTCGTGTGATGTCTCATTCTGGGACTTGGGTGTTTTGTTTCACTTCCTGGATGGACTTGGACGATATAATAATAAGCAGATTGTTGATCTGTTCTTTTGTCAAATAAACTGCTGGTGGATCAATGTGGGGTGGGGTTTCCTCCTGTTACCTGGATCAATGAGCAAGTTTTGGTAGCTCCATGTTGAGGAAAAACATTACaaacatttttgttttcttctgaAATGTTGTTTCCCACCCTTCTACATTCTCTAATTAAAACAAATTGCATCCTGCACTGCGTAGTCTTGCACTTGTGCTCACTGAACTTAAGGCTATTTCATTTTGCTGCGCTTCTGAActaacaaaaaaaaactaagaGAAATACTGAATTAAATTAAGGGAGTGTGATCTGATCTGATTCATGTATTTCATTTCTCGCTGCTGAACTGATCACTTACAATATACGCTGGCTTTGCAGGCTCGTGATGTGTTCAAGGCCAAAGAGGCGGTGTTGCAAAAGAAGATCTCTCAAGAGATGGAACGGGCCAAGGAGTTCACAAAGTCGGGAAACAAACAGGCGGCAATGCAATGCTTGAAGAGGAAAAAGTACTATGAGAGTCAAATGAACCAGGTTGGAAGCGTTCAGCTACGCATTAATACCAAGGAGAGAATGATCGCTGATCACATGGGCAACAAGTAACACAAAGTGAGAACACATCTCTGGAACTATGTATCGAACACTGACTGCATTGTTCTGTTCACATATGCAATCTTGTGAGATGTCAACCATTGGTGTGTTCTTTGCCAAACAGCACATCACACTTTaacattaggccttgtttggatgttgtcggattcaccttaatccacatgtgttggagtggatatgggtggaatttagttcaatttccactccaacccaccctaacacatgtggattgatgcgaatccgactacatccaaacaaggccttagtgtgaCCTTAATACAAGAATAAGATATTGCATTTTGGACCAGACTTCTTGTTTCCTAGGCATGAcaacacttatttcctagcatgTTGTACAGTGTATATAGTGTGAGCCATACTTGTTTTGCATCCACATTCTCATTGTATTCAACTGAATAACAATTACCAAGTCATTTGatgttttaaatttttttggcaCTCACACAAGGGTTACAAGGTGGTTTTTCTTGAGTTGAGATAGAGATCATGTATTCCTCTCTTTGCAGGCGCTCTGGGGCAGCAGAGTAAATCCATGAATCTTGATTAATATAAGTTCAATCATGTTTTGGCGATAGCCTATAATAATTGGAGAGGAAGCTGAACGTTTTCACTATCTCTATCTAAGCACAACACTCAATATGTGAATATCCACCTTAGTGGATCTATCTATTGCTGCCTCCGCTTTCAGATTTTCCACTGCTGCTGTTTCTAATGCTCCCTCCGAAGTTACTATGTCACCTGGTCCTAATTTCTATTTTGAGCAAGTACATAACCTAATTTCTTTTTTCAACACGTACATAACCAACATTTCGTCACAGAATTCAGATTTGCCTTTTCTTCTCATGACGAAAAAGATAAAACTTTGGAAAGAAAATGCATATAATCTGAAATCCATTTCAAAATGGGCTATCGAACACAAAACAATTTGTTGCTTATGTGATCTTGTACAATTGTCATTCACCAAAAGATGGTTCTCTTTTGCAGAGTAAATGATGGCAGTTTGTATTCCTGAGCAGCTACGCTAACCTCCAAAACAGCAAGTCAGCCAGCCTCGAATCAATCATGTAACATAGACATAGCCTTGTCCTTTTGTTATCGTTCAGTAAATTACACTGTAAACAGTCTCTTTCCTCCCATTTAGCTCCTGTTTCTTCCTGTAACATAGAGATAGCCTTGTCCTTTTGTTATCGACTTATCGTTCGGTAAACTACACTGTAAACAGTCTCTTTCCTGCCATTTagcttctgtttttttttcctgaaCTTTCAGTTCAGCGTGATCACATCTGTGCGAATGTTTTCAACCTTGGATCGAATTTTCATTAGCTTTGCGCCCCGTTATAACAAAATTTTTCCCTTTCTAACCACAAACATTGAGCTGAATGGATTGTTCACTGCTCAAACCTAAGTTCATGATA encodes:
- the LOC8077455 gene encoding vacuolar protein sorting-associated protein 32 homolog 1; protein product: MFAWILRGCRDESSASDQLKQARDVFKAKEAVLQKKISQEMERAKEFTKSGNKQAAMQCLKRKKYYESQMNQVGSVQLRINTKERMIADHMGNK